The Pseudomonadota bacterium genome segment GTGGGCCGCAGTCTGGCGATGCGTGAGATCTTCGGCCTGATCGAGCAGATCGCGCCGACCGATGCCACCGTGCTGATCGCCGGCGAGACGGGGACCGGCAAGGACCTCGTCGCGCGCACGCTGCATCGACTGAGCCCGCGCGCTGCCGGCCCCTTCGTCGTCGTCGACTGCGGCGCGGTCAGCGGCTCCTTGATCGAGTCGGAGCTCTTCGGCCATGAGAAGGGCTCGTTCACCGGCGCCACGGCGGCGCGGCTGGGCGCCTTCGAGCAGGCCAACGGCGGGACGATCTTTCTCGACGAATTGGGCGAGCTGAGTCTCGAGCTGCAGCCCAAGCTGCTGCGCGTGCTCGAGCAGCGCGAGTTCCGCCGCGTGGGTGGAAATAGGCCGATCCACGTCGACATCCGCGTGTTGGCCGCGACGCGCAAGAACCTGCGCGCCGAGGTCGAGCAGGGCAACTTCCGCGAGGATCTCTTCTTCCGCCTCTCGGTGGTCCCGCTCTATGTCCCAGCGCTGCGCGAGCGCAAGCAGGACATCCCGCTGCTGGTCGCCGAGTTCGAGCGGCAATTCGCGGCCGGTGCCGGCGCCGTGCCGCCCGAGGCGCTCGAGATGATGCTCAATCACGATTGGCCGGGCAACGTGCGCGAGCTGCGCAATGTCTTCGAGCGCGGGATCTACTTCTCGAAGCAACTGGGTGCCGACGCCTTCGGCCTCACCGATCTCGTACCCTTCGGCTCGACCGCGCTGCCGGTGGCGCACGATCTCAGCTTCGATCCGCAGGCCTCCTACGGCGCCAACAAGCAGCACTGGAATGATGAGCTCGAGCGCCGCTACGTGGCCTGGCTGCTGCAGCGCACCAACGGCAACCTGACCCGCGCCGCGCGCGAGGCCGAGATGGATCGCAAGCATCTGCGCAAGCTGCTGCGCAAATACGGCGTGCGCGGCTGATCGCCGCCCGGTGCGGCGGCGGCGGCGGGCCCCTGCTCAGCCGACGACGCAGTTGCGGCCGGCGCGCTTGGCCTTGTAGAGGTTACCGTCGGCGCGCTTGATGAACGAGTGCACGTCGATCGTCTCACCTTCGATCGTCGCGACGCCGACGCTGGCGGTGACGTTGATCAGCTCGCCCTCGAATTCGACGGGATCGGTGCCAACCAGCCGGCGCAGCTGCTCGCCGAACTCGAGCGCGCCGATGTGGCCAGCCTCCGGGAGCACGACCACGAACTCCTCGCCGCCGTAGCGCGCGATCACCTCCTCGCGGCGGACCCGGCCATGGATCCGCCGAATCAGCTCGCGCAGCACATGATCACCCGTCAGGTGGCCGTGGTTGTCGTTGACCGCCTTGAAGTGATCGAGGTCGAACATCACGAGCGAGAGCGGTCGCTGATAGCGGACGCAGCGCGCCACCTCGCGCTCGAGGTAGTCGAGGAGGAAGCGCTTGTTGTGCGCGTCGGTCAGCGCATCGACGATCGTCATCCGATAGATCGCCTCGTGGTAGTCGGACTCGATGTTGCCGCCGAGCAGGAACTTGAAGATCGTGTTGCCGACCTGGACGAGGTCGCTGTTGCGCAGGGCCTGCCGCTTGACGGGGCGCTCATTGACGTAGGTGCCGTTGGTGCTGTCGAGGTCCTCGATCAGCACCTGATCGCCCTCCTTGCGCAGCCAGACGTGTTGGCGCGAGACGCAGTCGAGGTCGATCTGGATGTGGCAGTCTTGGCCGCGGCCGATGTACATGCTGCTGTCGCCGAGGGGGAAGCGCTTACCCATCAGCGGGCCTGGCGGATAGATCAGGACGAGGCAGGCCTCACCGGCCAGCGCCTCGGGCAGCTTGACAGCCGTGATCCTGGTTTTCCACTCTTCGGCCATCGACTGAACCGTCACCCCGCTCGCAGCATGCGCAGGGCCGCGGACGACCATTGATCATCCGCCGAGCGGGCCCAATGCGGCTACGAGTGTGGCATTGTAGGCTCAGCAGCGGTCGCAGCGCTACTCGCCTCTGCAAGCGCGGGCTCGGCCTCAGCGGGAGGCGAGGGCCTCGGCCGTTGGGCCGTGACGCACCCCGCCCTCGTGCGTGACGGCGCTGGCCGTGAGGATCTCATCCTGCCAGTCGAGCGCGAGCTGGCCGTCCTTGTCGAGCAGCGGCTGCGTGAAGGCGAGCACGTTGCGCGCGTAGAGCTCGCTGGCGTGCTGGGCGAGCGTGCTCGGCAGATTCGTCGGGCCGATGATCGTCACGCCATGGCGGACGATCGTCTGGTCGGCGAGCGTCTCGGCGCAGTTGCCGCCCTGCTCGGCCGCCAGATCGACGACCACGGCGCCCGGTCGCATGCGTTGCAGCAACTCGCTCGGAATCAGCAGGGGCGCGCGCTTGCCCGCGACGAGCGCGGTGGTGATCACGACGTCGGCCTCCGCCACGTGTTGGCCGACGGCCTCGCGCTGTTGCGCGAGCAACTCCGGACTGGCCTCGCGGGCATAGCCGCCCTCGTCTTGCAGGTCGGCTGCTCCGGCGACCGTGATGAACTTGGCGCCGAGGCTCTCGACCTGCTCTTTGACCGCCAGCCGCACGTCCGTCGCCCAGACCTGGGCGCCCAGTCGCTTGGCCGTGGCGATCGCCTGGAGGCCGGCGACACCGGCGCCCATGATCACGACTTTGGCCGACTTCACCGTGCCGGCGGCCGTCATCAGCAGCGGGAAGAACTTCGGCAGGGCGTTGGCAGCGACCAGCACGGCCTTGTAGCCCGCGATGTTGCTCTGCGAGCTGAGCGCGTCCATCTTCTGCGCGCGGGTGATGCGCGGGACGAGGTACATGGAGAAGGCGCTGACGCGTCCCGTGGCGAGCAAGCGCACGGCGTCGAGCTGATCCTGGGGGAGCAGCAGCGAGACCAGGATGGCTCCTGGTTTGAGGAGCTCAGCCTCGTGGCGGCCGAGCGCGGGGTTGTTTAGGGGTCCGCGCACCTTGAGCACGATGTCGGCCGCGGCGTAGCCCGCCGCCGTGTCGCCTTGTAGCTCGGCGCCCGCGCCGCCGTAGGCGCCGTCGGTGAAGTAGGCGCCCTCGCCAGCGCCGCTCTCGACGGTGACGCTGAGGCCGAGCTGCAGCAGCCGGCGCACTGTCTCCGGCGTGCCGGCAACGCGCTGCTCGCCCGAGGCGATCTCGCGGGGAATGAAGACGTTAAGCTTCACGGTGGCCGCTCTCCGTCGTTGGGGTGGGCCCTGGTCGGGGCGAGCACTCGCCCCAATCCCTGCCTTCTCTTGCCACGAAGGCATGGCCAGGGGCAACTGCGCCGCCGCCGCTGGGCTGGCAACAGGGCGGGTCGCTGCGCTAGCGCGTCGCGCGACCTGCCCGGCGGTGCTATCAAAGAGCGATGCCGACCCAACCCGCGCTCACGCTCCAAGTGGCGCCGACGAGGACCGCCAGGTGACCGCTCGCCGCGCTGGCCGCCTGCACCGCGCCGCGGTGTTCATCGCCCTGCTGATGGTCGCGCCGGTCGTGCGCGCCGAGTCCCGGTCGCGCCCTGCCGAGGGTCCGCCGCGCTCGCGGCAGCAGCGTTCGGCGTCCTTCACCGACGCCGCCGCCCAGGAGACCTTATCCGAGCTGGCGCGGGAGTCGCGCGGCAGCACCAAAGCGGCGGTCGCGGCCTGGCTGACCTACTGGACGCCGAACTTCCGCGTGCTGCACCGCGACCGTGCTGCGGCCGAGGCGGTGGGCTTGCAGGCCGAGCAGCTGCGCGACCAGCTCCTGCACCGCTGGACCGGCGAGCGCTATCCGGCGCCGTGGCTCAAGCGCGCGGACCTCTACCTCTTCCCGACCACCGATGAGATGAACGAGATGACCGGCGGCGAGGCCAAGGCGGGGTCGACGCTCGTGCGCCCCTCGCAGCTCTATCGCGGCCGCATCCTCTCGCGGCGCGTCAACGTAGCGCAGGACGACCGACAGCTGCGCCAGGCCACCTTGCCGCATGAGATCACGCACGTGATTCTCGGTGATCTGCTCGGCGGCCAGATTCCCCTCTGGGCCAACGAAGGCGCAGCGGCCGCGGCCGAGGTGGGCGAGAAGCAGGACTACTATGGGCAGGTGCTGCGCCGGTTCTTGCTGCGCCGGCAGCCCTACCGGCTGACCGACCTGCTGGCGATGCAGAGCTATCCCGACGGGCCCTTCAACGCGCTGTTCTATGCGCAGAGCTGCTCGCTGGTGCGGCTGCTGCTGCGCCTCGGCAGCTACGCCGACTTCCTGGGCTTCGTGCGCTATGCTCGCAGCGGCGGCTACGACGCCGCAGTGCAGCAGGTCTACGGTCTGGCCGGCCTGACGGCGCTGCAGCGCCGCTGGCTGGCGGAGCAGCGGGCGCGGCGATGAGCGCGAAGACCAAGACGACGTCCGCTCCCGAGGGCGGGCTCGCCCTTCAAGAGCGACCGGAGGTCCGGCAGCCGCGCCTCTACCAGGTGCTGCTGCACAACGACGACTACACGACGATGGAGTTCGTCGTCGGGTTGCTCATCGAGCACTTCCACAAGACGGAGACCGAGGCGACGCAGATCATGCTGAGCGTGCATCTGAAGGGGGTCGGGGTCTGCGGTGTCTACACCTTCGACCTCGCGGAGACCAAGGCCGCGCGAGCGACCGAGGCCGCCCGGCGCGAGGGGCATCCGTTGAAGTGCACGGTGGAACCCGAGTAGCGCGCAGCCCCTGTCGCCCTGCAGCCGCTCGAGGCCGGGGGCGCTAGACCTTGAGCGAGCGCACCTCGCTGGTCGGGCGACCGGCCAGGCGGGCGGCGAAGGTGGCGGCGCCGAGCACGACCGCGTCCTCTGGCTGAATTCCGCCGGCGGCAGCGACGGGGCCGATCCGCTCGACTTCGCGCTGCACGAAGGGCAGGCGGGTGACGCCCCCCGCCAGCACGATCGCCTTGAGGCGCGAGGGCAGCAGACTGGCGGCGCGGAGCCCTTCGGCGCAGGCCGCGCGCGTGCGCTCGAGGACCGGGCGGAAGAGCCGCTCGACGGCCTCGCGCTGAACCTGCTGGCTGAGCGCATCGGTCGCGGCCGTCGGGCAGGCGCTGCTGACGTCGATCAGCGTGACCTCGTCGGCGGAGAGTCGGCGTTTGGCGCGCTCACAGGTCTGCAGCAGCTTTTGCCAGATCAACCCGCTCGCGGGCAGCTCGATCCCACTGCGGCGCCGCAGCGTCTCGGCCACCGCCGCCGCCAGGGCGTGATCGAGCTGATCACCGCCGACGTCGGGTAGCGTCGCCGTGCCGAGCACCCGGTAGGCCGTGGCGCTCAACTCCAGCACCGTGAACTGAAACGAGCCGCCGAAGTCGTAGACGCCGACCACTTCGCTAGCCCCACGACCGAAGCCATGGGCGAGCGCGGCGGCGAGCGGCTCTGGAATCAGTGCCACCGCCTCGAGCTCGGCGCGCTGCGCGGCGTGGCGCAGGCCCTCACGCTGCGCCGGGCTGGCCATCACGGGAAACGTGAGCACGGCGCGGCGAATCGGCTGGCCGAGCTGTTCGGCGGCGCTTCGCTGCACGTGGCCGAGCACCAGGCCACAGACCTCCGTCGCGCTCACGCGGCGCGCACCCTGCGCGTCCCCCTGCTCACCGATGATCAGCACGGCCTCGCCATCTGGGCCGGGCTCGCAGCCGTAGGGCAACGCGGCGAGCTGGGCCGCCAGCGCGCCGTCCGCGAAGGGATGACCCAAGAGCCGCTTGGCACCGGCGATTACGCGACCCGGATGGTCGAGCTGCAGGCGGTGGGCGTCCCAGCCGACGACCGACTGCCGCTCCGCGCAGCAGCCGAGGCAGACCATCGAGGGATGCTGGGTGCGGCCATGGGCATCGGGAACCGTGTAGACCGTTTCACCGGCGGTTGCGGCGACGGCGCTCAGGGCGCTGCCGAGGTCGATGCCGACGATCGCGCCAACGGCCCCCGCGGGCAGCGAGATCGCGCGACGCGGCGGTGGCGTCGGCGAGCGGTCCAGCGCCAGGGGCCGCCTCGCCGGGCCGCTCGCCGGCGGGGCGGGCGCCTGGCGCAGGCGGGCGATCTCAGCCAGCGCGGCCAGCTCGTTGTGGTAGGTCGCATCGACCTCGATGCCGATGCCTGGCTCCGCCTCGGGCGCTTGCGACCCTGCCGCGTTGACGTGGCGCACCGTCGCTTGAATCGGCACGCGACTGCCATCGGGCAGCTCGACCGCGACCTCGACGCGCGCACCGACGCTGAGCCTGCGATCCGTGCGCAGGAACATCCCGCCGCGGCTGACGTTGGTCGCCGCGAGCTGCTCAGCGCTGGCCCAGTCAGGGCAGCGAATCGTGGCGCGCCAATCGACGGGGAGCCGTGGGTCCTCGCGAAGCGCGGGTCGCGCGTGATCGTCTGGCATCGGTGGCGGGAAGGTAGCATCCTTGCGCGCACGCCGGCCACAAGCGGCTCGCGCGCGCCAGCACGCCGCCCCGGTTCAGCAGCCCCGGGGGATGGTGATCACTCGGGGGCGGGGCCCTCGAGCGCGAGATCGAAGAGCACCTCTTGAGTGTCGATCGCGACGTGCCCCTCGACGCGGAGCACCCACTCGACGTGCGGGCGGAAGGCGAAGCGGCCCTTGTTCCAGGTCAACATCACGCGGATCGCCTGCCTGAGCTGTCGATTGAGCACCTCGGTCAGCACGGCCTCGGTGACGTAGCCGAGCGCGAGCAACGTCGTCCCGATCGTGCCGCGCTCCGCCGTCCGCGGTTGGGCGCGGGCGGTCTCGAGCTGCTCGTGCGTGAGCTTCCCGTCGGCGAGCAGCAACTCGACGACGCTGCTGCAGCCCGAGGCGCGCGCGGCCAGCAGTCGCCCATCGGCCAGGCGCAATACACCGTTGCCGCAGTCGGCGTTGATCAGCAGCGCCCCCGTGCGTTTGGTCGTCCGAAAGAACTCCAGCAGCTGTAGCGCATTGAGGGTGGCGAGGTCGCCGCTGAAGACCGCTGGGTCATCCTGCGTGCGCTCGTGTCCTGCGAAGTCCGTGATCGCCGGCAGGCCGGCGGACGAGCGGGCGAACTCGAGCTCGGAGGTCTGGCTGCGGGCTGCGGCCAGCAGCGTCGCGGGCAGCACCGGGGTCTCAGTCGTCGGCTTCGTCGTCGCGCCCTCGTCCACGGCCGGGCGCAGCCCCGCCCCCTCGCGTCGGCTCGCGCTCGCGCCGCGGGACCGCCGACAGCCTCGCGCCGCCCAGTCGATGGTCCAGGCCTCCAGCGCGCCGACCTGCTCGGCGACCAGCGCGTCGCTCCTGCGCCGAGCCACCTGGACACAGGCTAGCGCGGCGACCGTCGCCGTATGAAGATCCCCGTCCAGCGCTTCGCTGAGCAGCGCGAGCAGGTGACGCTCGGCGGCGTCGAGGTCGCCGAGCTGGAGCAACGTCCAGGCCAGCGCCTCGCGCAAGCGCAGCAGCTCCGGGGTGAGACCGATCAACACCTCGTATTGCTCGACGCGCGCGCGCGTCGCAGGTTGCCCGTGGAGCGCCATGTACTCGGCCGCGATGAAGGGGGGGATGGCGGCGCGGCGCGCGCGGGCCACGAGCCCCAGCCAGGTCCGCACCGTCGCGCTCGCCGGAATCGAACGCAGGCGCTTCTCCGCCTCGTCGAGGTCGCCGTTGGTCATCGCCGCGCGCGCGAGAAAGAGCGCAGGCTGGGGCCAGCGCGGGTCGGCCATCGCGGCGCGTTGGGCCGCAGCAACGCTCGCCGTATTCTCGTAGACCTCTTCCCCCTGGAGCTCTTCGGCAGCGAGGATGCGAGCCTCGACCAGCCACGCCAGCGCCATGCCGCCCCGATCGCCTTCGGCCTCGACGAGGGCCAAGGCCTGACGCAGGCGCTCGCGCGCCGCCGGCGCGCGCCCCTGCCGCGCCTCGAACTCGGCCAGGTGGCAGTCGGTCAGCGCCTGGGCGACGGGATCGAGCGCTCGCGCCAAGCGCTGCGCCTCAAGCAACGCCGGCTCGGCACGCTCTGCATCGTCGAGCTGCGCGCGCGCCAGCGCGAGGCCAAGCCGCCCCAGCCAGCGGAGGGAGGCGCTGACCTCAGGGCTGAGCGCCACGCGCTCGAGCAGGGGCAGCGCCGTCTGGACATCGCCGAGTTGGCTCGACTCGAGCGCGACCAGCAACAGCTGGAAGGCCTCGTCGAAGGGTCCGCCGAGCGGATCCGCGGGCCGTGCGCGCAGCACGACGCCCAGCAGCGCGCCTTGTTCGCGCGCCCGCCCGGCGTCCTGCCGCGCAAAGGTCGAGCGCAGCTCGCGGTGGGCGTGCTCGAGCCACTCGGCGACCAGGCCGCGTTGCTCGGAAAGCAGCCGCTTCAGGGCCTTCTCGTCGCTCTGAACGCTGAGCAAGGCCTTTGAAAAGGTATCGACGGTCTGCATGGCCCCTGACTGCCGAAGCTTGCGATCTGTGCCGGGGCGACGCGTCACGCTGAGCCGCCCCAACACTAAACTGCCGACTCCGCGCCTCTTTGTCGAGATTCTCTACCTTTTCCGCGCGTCAGTTCCCCTCGACCATCGCCGACCTCCGCCGGCCGGCGGAGGTGCCCCTCATCCCGTCCTCGCTGGCCGTGCCGCCGTGGCCTGTCGTAGCTCGGCGGCGATGGCGGCGGCGGCGGCCGCTGCCGCGCTGGCCTCGTAGATCGGTCGCCCGACGACCACATGAGTCGCGCCGGCCGCGACCGCCGCGGAGGGCGTGTCGACCCGAGCGTGGTCGTTTGCGCTGCCGCTGGCCAGGCGCACGCCGGGCGTGACGATCAGCAGGGCGGCCCCGCACGCTGAACGCACCGCCGCCGCCTCGGCAACGGAGCAGACGATGCCGTCGACCCCGCAGGCCTGCGCCAGGCGCGCCAGCCGCACGACCTGCGCCGCCCGCCCGTCCTCGATGCCGATGGCGGCCAGCTCGGCGTCGGGTAGGGAGGTGAGCGCGGTCACGGCAAGGAGCCGCGGGCGCCGCAGGCCCGCGGCGGCGGCGCGATCGGCGGCCGCCACGCAGGCCCGTAGCATCGTCGGCCCGCCGCTGGCGTGGATCGTCAGGAGCTGCACGTCGAGGCGCGCCGCGGCGCTGACATAGTTGGCCGCAGTGTTGGGGATGTCGTGAAACTTTAGGTCGAGGAAGACCTCGAGCCCGCGCCTGCGCACGGCAGCCACCAACGCCGGACCGTGGGCGAGGAAGGCGGCGTTGAGCTTGTAGTAGCCGGCGGAGCCGGCGACAGCATCGGCGAGCCGCTCGAGCGCCGCGCGATCCTCGAGGTCGGCCGCGACGACCAGCGCCTCCGTGCGGCCCGCGTCGCGGCTCGCGGCGGCGGCCTCAGCGGCATCGGCGGCCGCGGGGACCTCGAGCTGCCAATGCTCGGGATCGTCGCGCCAGCGGAGCAGCGACGAGACGGCCGCCTCAGCGAGCTGACCGCGCGCCTGGGCTTCCTGCAAGACCTCATCGAAGGCCACCAGCGCCGCCTGTGCAAGCCCGCTGGCGCGGAAACGCTCCGCTGCTGCCGCCATGCCGTAGCTGAAGATGGCCAGGACCGCGACGACCTCGGCCCCCGCGTCTCGCAACGCCTGCGCCGCGGAGACGGAGGAGCCGCCGGTCGAGATCAGGTCCTCAATCAACACGACCCGAGCACCCGCGGCGAGCCGCCCTTCGACGCGTTTGCCCTTGCCATGCCCCTTGGCGTCGCCACGCACGTAGACCAGCGGCAGGCCGAGGCGCTCGGCGACCAGCGTCGCGTGAGGAATGCCGGCCGTCGCCGTGCCGGCGACGACGGTCGGCCGCAAGGCCTGCGCCTCGATCGCGGCGACGAAGGCCTCGGCGACCTGGCGGCGCGCCGCTGGATCGCTGATCAGGAGCCGGTTGTCGGTGTAGATCGGGCTGCGCAGGCCCGAGGCGAAGGTGAAAAACGGCGGCTGCGCTCGCAGCTCGACCGCCCGCGCTGCGAGCAGCAGCTCGGCCAGACCATTCCTGCGTGGCACGGCAGTGGATCTCCTTTCGGCGCGTCGAGCGTCAGCGCTTCGCGCGGCCTTTGACCTCGCTCTGACCACGACGCTGGCGTTCGAGCGTCCGCATCTCGCGATCGATCGCCGCCCAGCGCGGCTCTTGATCCAACGCGAGCAGCAAGTGCCGTTGAGCCCGGTCGAGCTTGCGTTCCTGGCGCAGAAAGTGGCCGAGGGTCAAGTTGACCAGCGCGCTGCTCGGTTGCTGGCCGAGCAGCCGAGCAGCCAGGCGTTGGGCCTGCTCGCCGAGCTTCTTCGCCGCGCGCGCATCCGCCGCGTTGTACTTGAGCCAGGCGCTGCCGAGGGCGTACTCGACGGCCTCCGGATGCAGCGCTGCCGCGTGTTCGAAGCGCTCCAACGCCGTAGCGGTGTCATCGCGCGTCAGCGCGTCGCGGGCCTGCTGGTAGGCCTGTTCGGCCTCGAGCTGCCGCTGGCGCTCGCTGCTGTCCTGTGCGCCGCTCGGCCGCCGGATACGTGCGCCTTGCAGCAGGCGGTCACGCGCCAGGCGCGCGCGACCGCTCAGCGTATCGAGCTGCTGCTGCAGGGTCGCGCTCGCGTTGTCCGCGGCGCCAAGACCCTTGAGCTCGTCGGTGAGCTGCCGGTAGGCCTGCTCGACCTCGTCGGCGCTCGCTCCGGGCGCTATCCGCAACACCTCGTGATCCGGCCGGCCCGTGATGCGCAGAAAGAGCGCCATCAGGGCCGAGCGCGCCGGTTCCGGCGTCGCTGCCGCGGCTGGGCGTCGCCGGCCGCGGCAGCCGCGGGCATGGTGGCGCCCGGCGTCGGCCCCGCGCTGCCGTCGTCGGGCTGGCCGCCGCCCGCGCCCGGCCCACTCGAGGCGCTGATCGCCGCGTCGTGCAGCGTGACCAGCCCGAGCAGCAAGAGCACGGTCAGCACCTGCCGCGCGTGAATCCGATCGAGCTGCGCCGCGGCGCAGGCCTGGTTCACGGTGCGCTGCCCGGTCAGGCTGGTGACGAAGGCTTCTTCGCGCGCGGTCAGCCCCAGCCGGGCCCGAGACGCGTTCCAACCGTGCTGGCTCAACAGCGCGTAGCCCGCGCCGTGCGGCGCCAAGCCTGCTGCGAGCGCCTCGAGGGGGACCGTCTTCACGCCCTCGACGACGACCGACTCGAGTGCTTGGGGGAACTCGATCACCTCGGCCAGGTGGTCTTCGCCCGCGCTGAAGTCGGCGTGAAAACGCTCCCAGGCGAAGCAGGCGACGATCTTCTCGTGAACCTGCTTGGCGAGCGCCTCCATCACCTCGGCGCTGGTGAGCACCCCGAGCGCGACCAGCGCC includes the following:
- a CDS encoding sigma 54-dependent Fis family transcriptional regulator yields the protein MLHLRQYKLVVLNGQERGREVVVTHDALGIGKAPDNGLVLSDDAISRQHCEIIWEPRGYLLRDLQSTNGTRLNGAEVREAYLTSGAVIGIGAIDLRFRLAERRIEILPSEHERLGELVGRSLAMREIFGLIEQIAPTDATVLIAGETGTGKDLVARTLHRLSPRAAGPFVVVDCGAVSGSLIESELFGHEKGSFTGATAARLGAFEQANGGTIFLDELGELSLELQPKLLRVLEQREFRRVGGNRPIHVDIRVLAATRKNLRAEVEQGNFREDLFFRLSVVPLYVPALRERKQDIPLLVAEFERQFAAGAGAVPPEALEMMLNHDWPGNVRELRNVFERGIYFSKQLGADAFGLTDLVPFGSTALPVAHDLSFDPQASYGANKQHWNDELERRYVAWLLQRTNGNLTRAAREAEMDRKHLRKLLRKYGVRG
- the pyrF gene encoding orotidine-5'-phosphate decarboxylase, encoding MPRRNGLAELLLAARAVELRAQPPFFTFASGLRSPIYTDNRLLISDPAARRQVAEAFVAAIEAQALRPTVVAGTATAGIPHATLVAERLGLPLVYVRGDAKGHGKGKRVEGRLAAGARVVLIEDLISTGGSSVSAAQALRDAGAEVVAVLAIFSYGMAAAAERFRASGLAQAALVAFDEVLQEAQARGQLAEAAVSSLLRWRDDPEHWQLEVPAAADAAEAAAASRDAGRTEALVVAADLEDRAALERLADAVAGSAGYYKLNAAFLAHGPALVAAVRRRGLEVFLDLKFHDIPNTAANYVSAAARLDVQLLTIHASGGPTMLRACVAAADRAAAAGLRRPRLLAVTALTSLPDAELAAIGIEDGRAAQVVRLARLAQACGVDGIVCSVAEAAAVRSACGAALLIVTPGVRLASGSANDHARVDTPSAAVAAGATHVVVGRPIYEASAAAAAAAAIAAELRQATAARPARTG
- the clpS gene encoding ATP-dependent Clp protease adapter ClpS; amino-acid sequence: MSAKTKTTSAPEGGLALQERPEVRQPRLYQVLLHNDDYTTMEFVVGLLIEHFHKTETEATQIMLSVHLKGVGVCGVYTFDLAETKAARATEAARREGHPLKCTVEPE
- a CDS encoding DUF4388 domain-containing protein; translation: MQTVDTFSKALLSVQSDEKALKRLLSEQRGLVAEWLEHAHRELRSTFARQDAGRAREQGALLGVVLRARPADPLGGPFDEAFQLLLVALESSQLGDVQTALPLLERVALSPEVSASLRWLGRLGLALARAQLDDAERAEPALLEAQRLARALDPVAQALTDCHLAEFEARQGRAPAARERLRQALALVEAEGDRGGMALAWLVEARILAAEELQGEEVYENTASVAAAQRAAMADPRWPQPALFLARAAMTNGDLDEAEKRLRSIPASATVRTWLGLVARARRAAIPPFIAAEYMALHGQPATRARVEQYEVLIGLTPELLRLREALAWTLLQLGDLDAAERHLLALLSEALDGDLHTATVAALACVQVARRRSDALVAEQVGALEAWTIDWAARGCRRSRGASASRREGAGLRPAVDEGATTKPTTETPVLPATLLAAARSQTSELEFARSSAGLPAITDFAGHERTQDDPAVFSGDLATLNALQLLEFFRTTKRTGALLINADCGNGVLRLADGRLLAARASGCSSVVELLLADGKLTHEQLETARAQPRTAERGTIGTTLLALGYVTEAVLTEVLNRQLRQAIRVMLTWNKGRFAFRPHVEWVLRVEGHVAIDTQEVLFDLALEGPAPE
- a CDS encoding Re/Si-specific NAD(P)(+) transhydrogenase subunit alpha, whose protein sequence is MPSWQEKAGIGASARPDQGPPQRRRAATVKLNVFIPREIASGEQRVAGTPETVRRLLQLGLSVTVESGAGEGAYFTDGAYGGAGAELQGDTAAGYAAADIVLKVRGPLNNPALGRHEAELLKPGAILVSLLLPQDQLDAVRLLATGRVSAFSMYLVPRITRAQKMDALSSQSNIAGYKAVLVAANALPKFFPLLMTAAGTVKSAKVVIMGAGVAGLQAIATAKRLGAQVWATDVRLAVKEQVESLGAKFITVAGAADLQDEGGYAREASPELLAQQREAVGQHVAEADVVITTALVAGKRAPLLIPSELLQRMRPGAVVVDLAAEQGGNCAETLADQTIVRHGVTIIGPTNLPSTLAQHASELYARNVLAFTQPLLDKDGQLALDWQDEILTASAVTHEGGVRHGPTAEALASR
- a CDS encoding GGDEF domain-containing protein, yielding MAEEWKTRITAVKLPEALAGEACLVLIYPPGPLMGKRFPLGDSSMYIGRGQDCHIQIDLDCVSRQHVWLRKEGDQVLIEDLDSTNGTYVNERPVKRQALRNSDLVQVGNTIFKFLLGGNIESDYHEAIYRMTIVDALTDAHNKRFLLDYLEREVARCVRYQRPLSLVMFDLDHFKAVNDNHGHLTGDHVLRELIRRIHGRVRREEVIARYGGEEFVVVLPEAGHIGALEFGEQLRRLVGTDPVEFEGELINVTASVGVATIEGETIDVHSFIKRADGNLYKAKRAGRNCVVG
- a CDS encoding Hsp70 family protein — encoded protein: MPDDHARPALREDPRLPVDWRATIRCPDWASAEQLAATNVSRGGMFLRTDRRLSVGARVEVAVELPDGSRVPIQATVRHVNAAGSQAPEAEPGIGIEVDATYHNELAALAEIARLRQAPAPPASGPARRPLALDRSPTPPPRRAISLPAGAVGAIVGIDLGSALSAVAATAGETVYTVPDAHGRTQHPSMVCLGCCAERQSVVGWDAHRLQLDHPGRVIAGAKRLLGHPFADGALAAQLAALPYGCEPGPDGEAVLIIGEQGDAQGARRVSATEVCGLVLGHVQRSAAEQLGQPIRRAVLTFPVMASPAQREGLRHAAQRAELEAVALIPEPLAAALAHGFGRGASEVVGVYDFGGSFQFTVLELSATAYRVLGTATLPDVGGDQLDHALAAAVAETLRRRSGIELPASGLIWQKLLQTCERAKRRLSADEVTLIDVSSACPTAATDALSQQVQREAVERLFRPVLERTRAACAEGLRAASLLPSRLKAIVLAGGVTRLPFVQREVERIGPVAAAGGIQPEDAVVLGAATFAARLAGRPTSEVRSLKV